Proteins encoded in a region of the Acidobacteriota bacterium genome:
- the vsr gene encoding DNA mismatch endonuclease Vsr, with the protein MDTISRTARSRNMARIRSKDTQPELAVRSAAHRLGYRFRLHRHDLPGTPDLVFPGLRKAIFVHGCFWHCHARCVDGRFPKSRKSYWTPKLLGNQLRDRRNARRLREQGWSVSVIWECETARSRRLEHRLQGVLSRAESRRHPKVR; encoded by the coding sequence ATGGACACAATCTCGCGCACCGCCCGCAGCCGCAACATGGCGCGAATCCGCAGCAAAGATACCCAGCCCGAACTCGCAGTCCGCAGCGCCGCCCACCGCCTCGGCTACCGCTTCCGCCTGCACCGCCACGACCTTCCCGGCACGCCCGACCTCGTCTTTCCAGGCTTGCGCAAGGCAATCTTCGTCCACGGTTGCTTCTGGCATTGTCACGCGCGCTGCGTTGACGGAAGATTCCCCAAGTCCCGCAAAAGCTACTGGACGCCAAAGCTCCTCGGCAATCAGCTCCGCGACCGCCGCAATGCACGGCGCCTCCGCGAACAAGGCTGGAGCGTCTCCGTCATCTGGGAATGTGAAACCGCACGATCACGGAGACTTGAGCACCGCCTCCAGGGCGTCCTCTCCCGCGCCGAGTCGCGCAGGCACCCCAAGGTCCGCTAG
- a CDS encoding DNA cytosine methyltransferase, translating into MLASSENAAPTTIDLFCGAGGITEGFRQARFRCLYANDINEVAISTFRANHPEVWAESRPVEAVDPAAVRRALRLMRGELSVLVGGPPCQGFSINAPERFLGDPRNALFAHFIRFIDEFSPQTFVFENVPGMLSLAQGKIFERIIAEFQQRHYAVSTQILFAAHYGVPQQRWRLIILGARPGPAPAPPMPTHFAVARANFKGGRTMTLRPLPLEEQTLPPAVTVRDAISDLPRLRMGQGAEVVQYDQPAQSEYAISLRNGGGGTFNHFAARLSSQNARRLRYVKPGGSWRDIPFELLPKGMQKARKSDHTRRYGRLRHDGLAGTIMTKCDPHWGAVFLPDQDRALTVREAARLQSFPDTYRFLGSRVAQYEQVGNAVPPLLARAIAGALADRFAKARRRAKAS; encoded by the coding sequence ATGCTGGCCAGCTCCGAAAACGCAGCACCCACAACAATCGACTTGTTTTGCGGCGCAGGCGGGATAACCGAGGGGTTCCGTCAGGCCCGGTTCCGGTGCCTTTACGCGAACGACATCAATGAAGTAGCTATCTCGACATTCCGCGCAAACCACCCTGAGGTCTGGGCCGAGAGCAGACCCGTTGAGGCGGTTGATCCGGCCGCGGTTAGGCGCGCCCTGCGCTTGATGCGCGGCGAGCTCTCCGTGCTTGTGGGTGGTCCACCCTGCCAAGGGTTCTCGATCAATGCGCCTGAGCGGTTCCTCGGCGACCCACGAAACGCCCTGTTTGCACACTTCATCCGCTTCATCGACGAGTTCTCCCCGCAGACTTTCGTCTTCGAAAACGTGCCGGGGATGCTCTCGCTTGCGCAGGGCAAGATCTTCGAGAGGATCATCGCCGAGTTCCAACAGCGGCATTACGCGGTATCGACCCAAATCCTCTTCGCTGCACACTACGGAGTGCCACAGCAGCGCTGGCGCCTGATCATCTTAGGTGCGCGCCCCGGCCCTGCCCCCGCCCCTCCAATGCCAACTCATTTCGCAGTTGCACGCGCTAATTTCAAAGGCGGTCGCACCATGACCCTAAGGCCGCTCCCATTGGAGGAACAGACCCTCCCCCCTGCCGTCACCGTGCGTGATGCAATCTCGGACCTTCCACGGTTGCGGATGGGCCAGGGCGCTGAAGTGGTCCAGTATGACCAACCTGCTCAGAGCGAGTACGCAATATCTCTACGCAACGGTGGGGGAGGGACGTTTAATCACTTCGCAGCACGCCTGTCATCGCAGAACGCGCGCCGTCTGCGCTACGTCAAACCGGGCGGCTCCTGGCGGGACATCCCCTTCGAGCTGCTGCCCAAGGGAATGCAGAAGGCGCGGAAGTCCGATCACACGCGGCGGTACGGCCGCTTGCGTCACGACGGCTTGGCTGGGACCATCATGACTAAATGCGACCCGCACTGGGGCGCTGTCTTCCTTCCCGACCAGGACCGGGCACTCACCGTGAGGGAGGCAGCACGCCTGCAATCCTTCCCCGACACGTACCGGTTCCTCGGCTCCCGTGTGGCTCAATACGAGCAGGTCGGCAATGCGGTGCCCCCGTTGTTGGCACGCGCAATTGCCGGGGCCCTCGCCGACCGCTTTGCCAAAGCCCGGCGTCGCGCGAAGGCGAGCTGA
- a CDS encoding adenine nucleotide alpha hydrolase — MPHEKLPKAYVSWSSGKDCAFALCEARRLGLADIVGVLTTLNEVYDRVAMHGVRHALLRRQIAALGLPALEIPLPSPCSNEIYEERMAAACEGLKAQGIRHVIFGDLFLEDIRAYREANLARAGMKGIFPLWERPTRALAEEMLAAGIESWIVCVDPRKLDARFVGRRWDRALLAELPVEVDPCGENGEFHTCVTAGPMFAAPIAVRAGEVVERAGFVFADLAAAS, encoded by the coding sequence ATGCCGCACGAGAAGCTGCCTAAGGCTTACGTTTCCTGGAGTTCGGGCAAGGACTGCGCGTTTGCGCTGTGCGAGGCGCGGCGGCTGGGGCTGGCCGATATTGTCGGTGTGCTGACTACGCTCAACGAAGTCTACGACCGCGTGGCGATGCACGGGGTGCGGCACGCGCTGCTGCGGCGGCAGATTGCTGCGCTGGGACTGCCGGCGCTGGAGATTCCGCTGCCGAGTCCGTGCAGCAATGAGATTTACGAGGAGCGGATGGCGGCGGCGTGCGAGGGGCTGAAGGCGCAGGGCATCCGGCACGTAATTTTCGGGGATTTGTTTCTGGAAGATATTCGCGCCTATCGCGAAGCGAATTTGGCACGGGCGGGGATGAAAGGGATTTTTCCGCTGTGGGAGCGGCCGACGCGGGCGCTGGCGGAGGAGATGCTGGCGGCGGGGATCGAGAGCTGGATTGTGTGCGTCGATCCGCGCAAGCTGGACGCGCGCTTTGTCGGGCGGCGCTGGGATCGAGCGCTGCTGGCCGAGCTACCGGTGGAGGTGGATCCGTGCGGGGAAAACGGCGAGTTTCACACCTGCGTGACCGCGGGGCCGATGTTCGCGGCGCCTATCGCGGTGCGCGCGGGCGAGGTGGTCGAGCGCGCGGGGTTTGTGTTTGCGGATTTGGCCGCTGCTTCTTGA
- the atpD gene encoding F0F1 ATP synthase subunit beta: protein MATPTATATNVGHVIEITGPVIVCQFPEGSLPPINQALRVTSKGFDVPNPMSITVEVQQHLGEGRVKCIAMEATEGLVRGMEAIDTGGPIMVPVGNACLGRVMNVIGEPVDKLGPIQTELRSPIRRPAPSLEEQSTELQMFETGIKVIDLLEPYLRGGKIGLFGGAGVGKTVIIMELINNIATKHGGVSVFTGVGERTREGNDLWLEMSESGVIHPGDSAKSKAALIYGQMTEPPGARLRVGLTGLTVAEYFRDVENQDVLLFIDNIFRFTQAGSEVSALLGRMPSAVGYQPNLATEMGELEERITSTKNGSITSVQAIYVPADDYTDPAPATTFAHLDATTNLSRAISEMGIYPAVDPLASSSRILDPRIIGAEHYGVAQKVKQVLQKYKDLQDIIAILGIEELSEEDRLTVARARKVQQYLSQPFFVAEQFTGLEGKYVKLADTIAGFKKIVEGGLDEVPEQAFYMQGTLEDVYKKAEELQKGAK, encoded by the coding sequence ATGGCCACACCAACTGCAACTGCCACCAACGTCGGACACGTGATTGAGATCACGGGTCCGGTCATCGTCTGCCAATTTCCGGAAGGGTCGCTGCCGCCGATCAACCAGGCGCTGCGCGTGACCTCGAAGGGCTTCGACGTGCCCAACCCGATGAGCATTACCGTCGAGGTGCAGCAGCACCTGGGCGAAGGGCGGGTAAAGTGCATCGCCATGGAAGCGACCGAGGGATTGGTGCGCGGCATGGAGGCGATCGACACGGGCGGGCCGATCATGGTGCCGGTGGGCAACGCCTGCCTGGGGCGGGTGATGAACGTCATCGGGGAGCCGGTGGACAAGCTGGGGCCGATTCAGACGGAGCTGCGCTCGCCCATCCGGCGGCCGGCGCCGTCGCTGGAGGAGCAGTCGACCGAGCTGCAGATGTTCGAGACCGGCATCAAGGTGATTGACTTGCTGGAGCCGTACCTGCGCGGCGGCAAGATTGGCCTCTTCGGCGGCGCGGGCGTGGGCAAGACGGTCATCATCATGGAGCTGATCAACAACATCGCCACCAAGCACGGCGGGGTATCGGTGTTCACGGGCGTGGGCGAGCGCACGCGCGAGGGCAACGACCTGTGGCTGGAGATGTCGGAGTCAGGCGTGATTCACCCCGGTGATTCGGCGAAGAGCAAGGCGGCGCTGATCTACGGACAGATGACGGAGCCGCCGGGCGCGCGGCTGCGGGTGGGACTGACGGGGCTGACGGTCGCCGAATATTTCCGCGACGTCGAAAACCAGGACGTGCTGCTTTTCATCGACAACATTTTCCGGTTCACGCAGGCGGGCTCGGAAGTGTCAGCGCTGCTGGGGCGCATGCCTTCGGCGGTGGGCTACCAGCCCAACCTGGCCACGGAAATGGGCGAACTGGAGGAACGGATCACTTCGACCAAGAACGGATCGATCACGTCGGTGCAGGCGATTTATGTGCCTGCCGATGACTATACCGATCCGGCGCCGGCCACCACGTTCGCTCACCTGGATGCGACCACGAACCTGAGCCGCGCGATTTCGGAAATGGGTATTTATCCGGCGGTGGATCCGCTGGCGTCGTCGTCGCGTATTCTCGATCCACGCATCATCGGGGCCGAGCATTACGGCGTGGCGCAGAAGGTGAAGCAGGTCTTGCAGAAGTACAAAGACCTGCAGGACATCATCGCCATTCTGGGCATTGAGGAGCTGAGCGAAGAGGACCGGCTGACGGTGGCGCGGGCGCGCAAGGTGCAGCAGTATCTGTCGCAGCCGTTCTTCGTGGCGGAGCAGTTTACCGGCTTGGAAGGCAAGTACGTCAAGCTGGCGGACACGATTGCCGGGTTCAAGAAGATCGTCGAGGGCGGCCTGGACGAAGTGCCGGAGCAGGCGTTCTATATGCAGGGGACGCTGGAGGACGTGTACAAGAAGGCCGAAGAGCTGCAGAAGGGCGCAAAGTAG
- the atpG gene encoding ATP synthase F1 subunit gamma: MPNLLDIRRRIRSVRNTQQITQALKMVSAAKLRRAQEQALAARPYAEQLHGLMAGLAGFLDAQELADMRLEDEEWNLGQLLDQRAVRRRLLVVVTTDSGMVGGFNANVLKAVAAAQAEGAGVENRYLCVGRKGRDAFKRHHAPMLAEHVGLFAHAIQHEAARQIAAEAMRAFATGTVDEVLVIGNEFKSVLQQVVVTRRLLPFALPEAKAAGEMRDYIFETAPAQLIGALLPRAIETQIYRSLLESLASEHAARMNAMEAATSNAGDLIDSLTLHMNRVRQAAITKEIIEVVSGASALG; encoded by the coding sequence ATGCCGAACCTTCTCGACATCCGGCGGCGCATCCGCTCGGTGCGCAACACGCAGCAGATCACGCAGGCGCTGAAGATGGTGTCGGCGGCGAAGCTGCGGCGGGCGCAGGAGCAGGCGCTGGCGGCGCGGCCCTACGCCGAGCAGTTGCACGGCCTGATGGCGGGGCTGGCGGGTTTTCTGGATGCGCAAGAGCTGGCGGATATGCGGCTCGAGGACGAGGAGTGGAACCTGGGGCAGTTGCTCGACCAGCGCGCCGTGCGGCGGCGGCTGCTGGTGGTCGTGACCACCGACAGCGGCATGGTGGGCGGCTTCAACGCCAACGTGCTGAAGGCGGTGGCGGCAGCACAGGCGGAGGGGGCGGGCGTCGAGAACCGTTATTTGTGCGTGGGGCGCAAGGGGCGGGACGCCTTCAAACGGCACCATGCACCGATGCTGGCCGAGCATGTGGGCCTGTTCGCGCATGCGATTCAGCACGAGGCGGCGCGGCAGATTGCCGCCGAGGCGATGCGCGCGTTTGCGACCGGCACAGTGGACGAAGTGCTGGTGATCGGGAATGAATTCAAGTCGGTGTTGCAGCAGGTCGTGGTGACGCGGCGGTTGCTGCCCTTCGCGCTGCCGGAAGCGAAAGCGGCGGGGGAGATGCGGGACTACATTTTTGAGACGGCGCCGGCGCAGCTTATCGGTGCGCTGCTGCCGCGCGCGATTGAAACGCAAATTTACCGCTCCTTGCTGGAGTCGCTGGCGAGTGAGCATGCGGCGCGCATGAACGCCATGGAAGCGGCGACGAGCAACGCCGGGGATTTGATCGACTCTTTGACTTTGCATATGAACCGCGTGCGCCAGGCCGCCATCACCAAGGAAATCATCGAGGTGGTGAGCGGGGCGAGCGCGCTGGGATAA
- a CDS encoding F0F1 ATP synthase subunit alpha, with the protein MASLRTDEISEILRTQIENYDTVMAVDEVGSVVSVGDGIARIYGLEKVMAGELVEFPHGVAGIAMNLEEDQVGAVMLGDYTEIKEGDQVKRTHRIMSVPVGEALIGRVVNALGQPIDGKGAIATEQFNPIERIAPGVLDRSPVKEPMQTGLKAIDAMVPIGRGQRELIIGDRQTGKTAVALDTILNSKGKDLICIYVAIGQKRSTVAQVVATLERYGAMDYTIVVAATASDPAPMLYLAPYAGCAMGEYFRDSKRHALTIYDDLSKHAAAYREISLLLRRPPGREAYPGDVFYLHSRLLERASKLSQEKGGGSLTSLPVIETQAGDVSAYIPTNVISITDGQIFLDSDLFNSGVRPAINVGISVSRVGGNAQIKAMKQVAGTLRLAMAQYRSLAAFAQFGSDLDKTTAAQLARGQRMVELLKQDQYSPLPVEKQVIAIFAATNGYLDDLKVEQVRPFEAALYEFLDNAKPGLVTELGQKKTLDDELKAKIRAALDEAKQRFAAEEQARA; encoded by the coding sequence ATGGCTTCCCTTCGCACTGACGAAATTTCTGAAATCCTGCGGACGCAGATCGAGAACTACGACACCGTGATGGCGGTGGACGAGGTGGGCTCGGTGGTGTCGGTGGGCGATGGCATTGCGCGCATTTACGGCCTGGAAAAGGTCATGGCAGGCGAGCTGGTGGAGTTTCCGCACGGGGTGGCGGGCATTGCCATGAACCTGGAAGAAGACCAGGTGGGCGCGGTGATGCTGGGCGACTACACCGAGATCAAAGAGGGCGACCAGGTGAAGCGGACGCACCGCATCATGTCGGTGCCGGTGGGCGAGGCGCTGATTGGGCGGGTGGTGAATGCGCTGGGACAGCCGATTGACGGCAAAGGCGCCATCGCCACCGAGCAGTTCAACCCCATCGAGCGCATTGCGCCGGGCGTGCTCGACCGCTCACCGGTGAAAGAGCCGATGCAGACGGGACTGAAGGCGATTGACGCCATGGTGCCCATCGGGCGCGGGCAGCGCGAACTGATCATCGGCGACCGGCAGACGGGCAAGACGGCGGTAGCGCTGGACACGATTCTGAACTCGAAGGGCAAGGACCTGATTTGCATTTACGTTGCCATCGGGCAGAAGCGCTCGACGGTGGCGCAGGTGGTGGCGACGCTGGAACGCTACGGAGCGATGGACTACACCATCGTGGTGGCGGCGACGGCGAGCGATCCGGCGCCGATGCTGTACCTGGCGCCGTACGCGGGCTGCGCGATGGGCGAGTACTTTCGCGACTCGAAGCGGCATGCGCTGACGATTTACGACGACTTGTCGAAGCACGCGGCGGCATACCGCGAGATTTCGCTGCTGCTGCGGCGGCCGCCGGGACGCGAGGCGTATCCGGGCGATGTGTTTTACCTGCACTCGCGGCTGCTGGAGCGCGCCAGCAAGCTGAGCCAGGAAAAGGGCGGCGGCTCGCTGACCTCGCTGCCGGTGATTGAGACGCAGGCGGGCGACGTGAGCGCCTACATTCCGACCAACGTGATTTCGATTACCGACGGGCAGATCTTTCTGGACAGCGATCTGTTCAACAGCGGCGTGCGACCAGCCATCAACGTGGGTATATCGGTGAGCCGCGTGGGCGGCAACGCGCAGATCAAGGCGATGAAGCAGGTGGCGGGCACGCTGCGGCTGGCGATGGCGCAGTACCGGTCGCTGGCGGCGTTTGCGCAGTTTGGCAGCGACCTGGACAAGACGACGGCGGCGCAGTTGGCGCGCGGGCAGCGGATGGTGGAGCTGCTGAAGCAGGATCAGTACTCGCCGCTGCCGGTGGAGAAGCAGGTGATCGCGATTTTTGCGGCGACGAACGGGTACTTGGACGACCTGAAGGTGGAACAGGTGCGGCCGTTCGAGGCGGCGCTGTACGAGTTTTTGGACAACGCCAAGCCGGGGCTGGTGACCGAGCTGGGACAGAAGAAGACGCTGGACGACGAGCTGAAGGCGAAGATCCGGGCCGCGCTCGATGAAGCCAAGCAGCGGTTTGCGGCCGAGGAGCAGGCGAGAGCGTAA
- the atpH gene encoding ATP synthase F1 subunit delta: protein MAAVEQRYARALADLVAKGDMEAEPMRADLAKLAALVSASQPLRAVLASPAVPWERKKKLLDVLAQKLKLARLTRNFLLVTAQRDRISYVPGIEKAFEQLLLDQQGIVTADVTSARSLSEAERAALEKELEKHLGRKLRARYRTDPELVGGFRAQVGDQVYDGSIRGRLARLRQALLSA, encoded by the coding sequence ATGGCAGCCGTGGAACAACGTTACGCGCGCGCGCTGGCCGATCTGGTGGCCAAGGGCGATATGGAAGCCGAGCCGATGCGCGCGGATTTGGCGAAGCTGGCGGCGCTGGTGAGCGCGAGCCAGCCGCTGCGGGCGGTGCTGGCCAGTCCGGCGGTGCCGTGGGAGCGCAAGAAGAAGCTGCTGGATGTGCTGGCGCAGAAGCTGAAGCTGGCGCGGCTGACGCGGAACTTTCTGCTGGTGACGGCGCAGCGCGACCGCATCAGCTATGTGCCCGGGATTGAGAAGGCGTTTGAGCAACTGCTGCTCGATCAGCAAGGCATTGTGACCGCCGATGTAACGAGCGCGCGCTCGCTGTCGGAGGCGGAGCGGGCGGCGCTGGAAAAGGAACTGGAAAAACATCTGGGCCGCAAGCTGCGGGCCCGCTATCGCACCGATCCCGAGCTGGTGGGCGGCTTCCGCGCGCAGGTGGGGGATCAGGTGTACGACGGCAGCATCCGGGGGCGGCTGGCGCGGCTGCGGCAGGCGCTGCTGAGCGCCTAG
- a CDS encoding methionyl-tRNA formyltransferase, translating into MRIVFLGTPAFAVPTLEALVRAPGMKVTAVVCQPDRPAGRKGELQAPAVKRAAEKLCIEVYQPERMRGGEAQAWLEAQRPDALAVVAFGQLLPKTMFGLPRWGAINAHASLLPRFRGAAPIQWALAQGETETGVTTMRIDAGLDTGDILLQRALAIGPEETAPELSLRLAALGAELMVETLTGLEMGSVQARPQPEGATLAPILRREDGRIDWSWTAQAIYNRWRGFRPWPGIHARFRDRQLAILRCRPVAGIEADPGCLLERAGALMVACGAGALALDEVRPEGRQAMRGADFARGARLDRSARLQ; encoded by the coding sequence GTGCGGATCGTATTTCTCGGAACTCCTGCCTTCGCCGTGCCCACTCTGGAGGCGCTGGTGCGGGCACCAGGCATGAAGGTGACGGCGGTGGTGTGCCAGCCGGACCGGCCCGCAGGGCGGAAAGGGGAATTGCAGGCGCCGGCGGTGAAGCGGGCGGCGGAGAAGCTGTGCATCGAGGTGTATCAGCCGGAGCGGATGCGGGGCGGGGAGGCGCAGGCGTGGCTCGAAGCGCAGCGGCCGGATGCGCTGGCGGTGGTGGCGTTTGGGCAACTGCTGCCGAAGACGATGTTTGGGCTGCCGCGCTGGGGCGCGATCAATGCCCATGCGTCGCTGCTGCCGCGCTTTCGCGGGGCGGCGCCGATCCAGTGGGCGCTGGCGCAGGGCGAAACGGAAACGGGCGTGACAACGATGCGCATCGACGCAGGACTGGACACGGGCGACATTTTGCTGCAACGGGCGCTGGCGATCGGGCCAGAGGAGACGGCGCCGGAGTTGAGCTTGCGGCTGGCGGCGCTGGGGGCGGAGCTGATGGTGGAGACGTTGACGGGTCTGGAGATGGGCAGCGTGCAGGCGCGGCCGCAACCGGAGGGGGCGACGCTGGCGCCGATCTTGCGGCGCGAGGATGGGCGCATTGACTGGAGCTGGACGGCGCAGGCGATCTACAACCGCTGGCGGGGGTTTCGGCCCTGGCCGGGGATTCATGCGCGCTTTCGCGACCGGCAGCTTGCGATTCTGCGCTGCCGGCCAGTGGCGGGAATCGAGGCGGATCCGGGCTGCCTCTTGGAGCGCGCGGGCGCGCTGATGGTGGCCTGCGGCGCGGGCGCCCTGGCGCTGGATGAGGTGCGGCCGGAAGGCCGGCAGGCGATGCGCGGGGCGGATTTTGCCCGGGGCGCGCGGCTTGACCGGTCGGCGAGGCTTCAGTAA
- a CDS encoding oxidative damage protection protein — MARIVHCVKLGRDLPGLEEPPWPGDLGQRIFENVSAEAWVLWKEHAKMVMNEYRLAPWTPEAQKLIQEQLEQFFFGEGAALPPGFVPVPTKAK, encoded by the coding sequence ATGGCTCGAATCGTTCACTGTGTGAAGCTGGGCCGCGACTTGCCCGGCCTCGAAGAACCACCTTGGCCCGGCGATTTAGGCCAGCGCATTTTCGAAAACGTCTCCGCCGAAGCCTGGGTCCTCTGGAAAGAACACGCCAAGATGGTCATGAACGAATACCGCCTCGCTCCCTGGACCCCCGAGGCCCAAAAACTCATTCAGGAACAACTCGAGCAGTTCTTTTTCGGCGAAGGCGCCGCCCTTCCGCCCGGCTTCGTTCCCGTCCCCACCAAAGCCAAGTAG
- a CDS encoding ATP-grasp domain-containing protein — MASGRRVLLVATTTGYQTESFRKAAEALGVELALGTDRCDKLLDPWGDHAVAIKFNDVKGALEALRARGPFAGIVASGDRAAVMAAKVAEGLKLPFHPAAAAVLCHDKLAFREAMKAADLPTPWVQKFKLDTVPAVAAAAVKYPCVLKPAILSGSRGVIRANNAEEFAAAFERIRQILIDPSIRQWRDPGGDWILAEGYIPGTEYALDGWMATGELRRFALFDKPDRLEGPFFEETVYVTPSQLALEQRALIWDMVEAAARAAGLGPGPIHAEIRLDGDTAYVLEVAPRSIGGLCGRALRFRREAGMGPDGRLISLEELLIRGALGEPVGSWQREERAVGVMMIPIPRSGVLDHIDGIEKARQVPGVEAIEITAKLGEPLLALPEACSYLGFIFVRSVTAKGAEKALRDAHAELGVYMREALPVL; from the coding sequence ATGGCTTCTGGGCGGCGGGTGCTGCTGGTCGCGACGACGACGGGCTATCAGACGGAAAGCTTTCGCAAGGCGGCCGAGGCGCTGGGGGTGGAGTTGGCGCTAGGCACGGACCGCTGCGACAAGCTGCTGGATCCGTGGGGCGATCACGCGGTAGCGATCAAGTTCAATGATGTGAAAGGGGCGCTGGAGGCGCTGCGGGCGCGAGGGCCGTTCGCCGGGATTGTGGCCTCGGGGGACCGGGCGGCGGTGATGGCGGCGAAGGTGGCGGAAGGGCTGAAGCTGCCGTTTCATCCTGCGGCAGCGGCGGTGTTGTGCCACGACAAGCTGGCGTTCCGGGAGGCGATGAAGGCGGCAGACCTGCCGACGCCGTGGGTACAGAAATTCAAGCTGGATACCGTACCGGCAGTTGCCGCGGCGGCGGTGAAGTATCCGTGCGTGCTGAAGCCGGCGATTTTGTCGGGCAGCCGGGGGGTGATCCGGGCGAATAACGCGGAAGAGTTTGCGGCGGCATTTGAGCGCATCCGGCAGATATTGATCGACCCCAGCATCCGGCAGTGGCGCGATCCGGGCGGGGACTGGATTCTGGCGGAAGGCTATATTCCCGGGACCGAGTACGCGCTGGATGGCTGGATGGCGACGGGCGAGCTGCGGCGCTTTGCGCTGTTCGACAAGCCGGACCGGCTGGAGGGACCGTTTTTCGAGGAGACGGTGTACGTCACGCCGTCGCAGCTCGCGCTGGAGCAGCGGGCGCTGATCTGGGACATGGTGGAAGCGGCGGCGCGGGCGGCAGGGCTGGGACCGGGGCCAATTCATGCGGAAATCCGGCTGGACGGCGACACTGCGTATGTGCTGGAGGTGGCGCCGCGCTCGATCGGCGGACTGTGCGGGCGGGCGCTGCGCTTCCGGCGCGAAGCAGGGATGGGGCCGGATGGGCGGCTGATCTCGCTGGAGGAACTGCTGATCCGGGGCGCGCTGGGCGAGCCGGTGGGATCGTGGCAGCGGGAAGAGCGGGCGGTGGGGGTGATGATGATTCCGATTCCGCGCTCGGGCGTGCTCGACCACATTGACGGGATCGAGAAAGCACGCCAGGTGCCGGGCGTGGAGGCGATCGAAATTACCGCGAAGCTGGGCGAACCGCTGCTGGCACTGCCGGAGGCATGCAGCTACCTGGGATTCATTTTTGTGCGGTCGGTGACGGCGAAGGGGGCGGAGAAGGCGTTACGCGATGCGCACGCGGAGTTGGGGGTGTATATGCGGGAAGCGCTGCCAGTACTGTAG
- the mscL gene encoding large conductance mechanosensitive channel protein MscL — MWKEFRAFIFKGNVVDLAVAVVIGAAFGAVITSLTKDILTPLIAAIVGKPDFSRFHLVLNNSNITYGLFINALIAFILIGAAVYFFVVAPMNSMLRRLHGPAADTPPTTKKCPECLSDIPVEARRCAHCAQPVGPATAAPAS; from the coding sequence ATGTGGAAAGAATTTCGCGCTTTTATCTTCAAAGGCAATGTGGTTGATCTGGCGGTGGCGGTGGTGATCGGCGCCGCGTTTGGCGCTGTCATCACCTCGCTGACGAAGGACATCCTGACGCCGCTGATTGCAGCGATCGTGGGGAAGCCGGATTTCTCCCGGTTTCACCTGGTGCTGAACAACAGCAACATCACGTACGGGCTGTTCATCAACGCTCTCATTGCCTTCATCCTGATCGGGGCGGCGGTGTATTTCTTTGTGGTCGCACCGATGAACTCCATGCTGCGGCGGCTGCACGGGCCGGCGGCGGACACGCCACCGACGACCAAGAAGTGCCCGGAGTGCCTGAGCGACATTCCGGTGGAGGCGCGGCGGTGCGCGCACTGCGCGCAGCCGGTGGGGCCGGCGACGGCGGCTCCGGCAAGCTAG
- a CDS encoding BON domain-containing protein, with protein sequence MKRRRGGSGFLWLAGGVAAGTAIGWMTAPHRGGWTRNQARQKMGHWYRASVRRMRKRGRDLENRVQGGVAELREVWSGREHYVDANTLTDQVHTAIGREFAELLPHINLNAVGHTIYLHGYVREAEQRERLMAAICGVDGVEEVSAAELRVQPWREPRGDTFVVPETDQREASAPAPPASRPRRRNPSAPA encoded by the coding sequence ATGAAGAGGCGGCGAGGCGGGAGTGGTTTTCTGTGGCTAGCGGGAGGAGTGGCAGCGGGGACGGCGATCGGCTGGATGACGGCGCCGCACCGCGGGGGCTGGACGCGGAACCAGGCGCGACAAAAAATGGGCCATTGGTATCGCGCCAGTGTCCGGCGGATGCGCAAGCGCGGACGCGATCTTGAGAACCGGGTGCAAGGGGGGGTGGCCGAATTACGGGAGGTCTGGAGCGGGCGCGAGCATTACGTGGACGCGAATACGCTGACCGACCAGGTGCATACCGCCATCGGGCGCGAGTTCGCCGAGCTGCTGCCGCATATCAATCTAAACGCCGTCGGACACACGATTTATCTGCATGGGTACGTGCGCGAGGCCGAGCAGCGGGAACGGCTGATGGCGGCGATTTGTGGGGTGGACGGGGTGGAAGAGGTGAGCGCGGCGGAACTGCGGGTGCAGCCATGGCGCGAGCCAAGGGGTGATACGTTCGTAGTGCCAGAAACGGACCAACGGGAGGCGAGCGCGCCAGCGCCGCCGGCATCCAGACCGCGCCGGCGCAACCCATCCGCACCGGCGTAA